From a single Pseudophryne corroboree isolate aPseCor3 chromosome 6, aPseCor3.hap2, whole genome shotgun sequence genomic region:
- the LOC134934781 gene encoding 1-phosphatidylinositol phosphodiesterase-like, with product MDSTVKVILYFLVAGALGEQTPAFDRTDAPKVTWPNWMSFLPDDIPLSSLAIPGTHDTMAFYGGNLAECQSWNLRNQFHAGVRFLDIRCRHYQNQLPIFHGVSYQKTDFLQVLRDTVRFLTEYPSETVLMRVKEEYEPYQNTRSFYKSIAEVVSQVGQHWFLRTNSLSTLGQARGKVVILQQFSSNGEGRDFGPPYPGAMSISDDYEVNDDAVKWAEVERHLKVTQNGDQGRAYLTYSSGVHWLLYPPETLARKINPRLLEYLNTKTSVGRRRSVGVVIMDFPGDELVRKIILDNWA from the exons ATGGATTCAACAGTTAAAGTAATTTTATATTTTCTG GTTGCGGGTGCATTGGGGGAGCAGACTCCGGCTTTCGACCGCACGGATGCACCAAAAGTCACCTGGCCAAACTGGATGTCTTTCCTCCCAGATGATATCCCGCTCTCCTCACTGGCCATACCAGGGACACATGACACAATGGCTTTCTATGGTGGTAACCTTGCTGAGTGCCAAAGCTGGAATCTAAGAAACCAATTCCATGCTGGAGTTAGGTTCTTGGATATCCGGTGTCGTCACTACCAAAACCAGCTGCCTATTTTCCACGGGGTGTCCTACCAGAAGACCGATTTTCTCCAAGTCCTCCGTGACACTGTGAGATTTCTAACAGAGTACCCGAGCGAGACGGTTCTGATGAGAGTGAAGGAAGAGTACGAGCCGTACCAGAACACCAGGAGCTTCTACAAGAGCATAGCTGAGGTGGTGAGCCAGGTGGGACAACACTGGTTCCTGCGGACCAACAGCCTATCAACTTTAGGACAAGCCAGAGGGAAAGTGGTCATCCTACAACAGTTCTCCTCGAATGGAGAGGGCCGAGACTTTGGGCCTCCGTATCCTGGAGCTATGAGTATCTCAGATGACTATGAAGTGAATGACGATGCAGTCAAATGGGCAGAGGTGGAAAGGCACCTCAAAGTTACCCAAAACGGTGATCAAGGCAGAGCTTATTTGACCTACTCCTCGGGAGTCCACTGGCTTCTCTATCCCCCAGAAACTTTAGCTCGTAAAATCAACCCAAGATTGCTGGAGTATCTCAACACTAAAACATCAGTGGGGAGAAGGAGGTCAGTGGGGGTAGTAATTATGGACTTTCCCGGGGACGAACTGGTGAGAAAAATTATCTTGGATAATTGGgcgtga